One genomic region from Jilunia laotingensis encodes:
- a CDS encoding J domain-containing protein: MAYIDYYKILGVDKSASQDDIKKAFRKLARKYHPDLNPNDPSAKDKFQEINEANEVLSDPEKRKKYDEYGEHWKHADEFEAQKRARQQAGGGGGFGGFGGAGGFGGDENGYWYSSDGQGFSGGGEGFSDFFESMFGGRARGGSRGNAGFRGQDFNAELHLSLRDAATTHKQVLTVNGKNVRITIPAGVANGQVIKLKGYGGPGVNGGPAGDLYITFVIPEDPVFKRVGDDLYIDVSLNLYTAILGGEQEVETLNGKVKLKVKPETQNGTKVRLKGKGFPVYKKEGQSGDLIITYDVKIPTSLTERQKELFRELQSMN, encoded by the coding sequence ATGGCTTATATAGATTATTACAAGATTCTTGGAGTTGACAAGAGTGCTTCCCAGGACGATATCAAAAAGGCTTTTCGCAAGCTGGCCCGCAAGTATCATCCGGATTTGAACCCGAATGACCCGAGCGCAAAAGACAAGTTTCAGGAGATCAATGAGGCTAACGAAGTACTGAGCGATCCGGAGAAGCGTAAAAAGTACGATGAATACGGCGAACATTGGAAACATGCCGATGAATTTGAAGCTCAGAAGCGAGCCCGTCAGCAAGCCGGAGGTGGAGGTGGCTTTGGCGGATTCGGGGGTGCCGGAGGCTTTGGCGGTGATGAGAATGGTTATTGGTATTCCAGTGACGGACAAGGATTTTCCGGTGGTGGAGAAGGTTTTTCCGATTTCTTTGAATCGATGTTCGGAGGTCGGGCGCGAGGTGGCAGTCGTGGGAATGCCGGTTTCCGCGGTCAGGATTTTAATGCAGAGTTGCATCTTTCGCTTCGTGATGCTGCTACAACTCATAAACAAGTGTTGACGGTGAATGGTAAGAATGTACGTATCACTATTCCGGCAGGTGTTGCCAATGGGCAAGTCATTAAATTGAAAGGGTATGGCGGACCCGGTGTGAATGGCGGACCGGCAGGTGATTTGTATATCACCTTTGTTATACCTGAAGATCCGGTATTCAAACGTGTTGGGGATGATCTTTACATTGATGTATCTCTCAATCTCTATACTGCCATATTGGGGGGAGAGCAAGAGGTAGAAACCTTAAACGGTAAAGTGAAACTAAAAGTGAAACCTGAAACACAGAACGGTACGAAGGTACGGCTCAAGGGCAAGGGTTTTCCAGTCTATAAGAAAGAGGGACAATCGGGCGATTTGATCATTACCTATGATGTTAAGATTCCTACGAGTCTGACAGAAAGGCAGAAAGAATTGTTCCGTGAGTTACAGAGTATGAACTAA
- a CDS encoding winged helix-turn-helix domain-containing protein, with amino-acid sequence MDKKEIGFHAGKIWQLLSNNEKWSYENLKSKSGLKDEELGAALGWLAREDKIEFEQQEEGLYVYLCVNVYIG; translated from the coding sequence ATGGACAAAAAAGAGATTGGCTTTCATGCTGGAAAAATTTGGCAGTTGTTAAGTAACAACGAAAAATGGAGTTATGAAAATCTGAAAAGTAAATCCGGTCTTAAGGATGAAGAATTGGGGGCTGCTCTTGGTTGGTTGGCGCGAGAGGATAAAATCGAGTTTGAACAACAGGAAGAGGGGTTATATGTTTATCTTTGCGTAAATGTTTATATTGGTTGA
- a CDS encoding threonine aldolase family protein — translation MRSFASDNNSGVHPAVMEALVQANQDHALGYGDDLWTKEAVRKIKETFGSDCEPLFVFNGTGSNVVALQLMTRPYNSVLCAETAHIYVDECGSPVKLTGCQIRPIATSDGKLTPELILPYLHGFGDQHHSQPGAVYLSQCTELGTIYTPDELKAITSLAHRYGMRVHMDGARIANACAALGLSLKALTVDCGVDVLSFGGTKNGLMMGECVVIFDDCLKVEARFVRKQSAQLASKMRYLSCQFTAYLTDELWLKNALHANAMARKLHDALAKFPGVRFTQKPESNQLFLTMPRPVIDRMLKSYFFYFWKEEVDEIRLVTSFDTTEQDIDDFIGLLNA, via the coding sequence ATGAGAAGTTTTGCCTCAGATAATAATTCCGGTGTTCATCCTGCGGTAATGGAAGCATTGGTGCAAGCCAATCAGGATCACGCCCTTGGGTATGGTGATGATTTGTGGACAAAAGAAGCTGTCCGAAAGATAAAAGAAACATTTGGTTCGGATTGTGAACCGTTGTTTGTTTTTAACGGGACAGGCAGCAATGTTGTAGCTTTGCAGTTGATGACACGTCCTTATAATTCTGTTCTTTGTGCGGAAACGGCACATATATATGTCGATGAATGCGGTTCTCCCGTTAAGCTGACCGGCTGTCAGATACGTCCGATAGCGACTTCGGACGGGAAACTTACGCCAGAGCTTATTCTTCCCTACCTTCATGGTTTTGGTGACCAGCACCATTCACAGCCTGGGGCTGTATATCTGTCACAATGTACCGAACTAGGCACTATTTATACTCCGGACGAATTAAAAGCTATTACTTCATTAGCTCATCGATATGGGATGCGTGTACATATGGATGGAGCGCGTATTGCCAATGCTTGTGCAGCGCTTGGTCTTTCACTGAAGGCGTTGACAGTCGACTGCGGAGTCGATGTGCTTAGTTTCGGAGGTACCAAAAATGGATTGATGATGGGAGAATGTGTTGTAATTTTCGATGACTGTCTGAAGGTTGAGGCACGCTTTGTCCGTAAACAGTCGGCACAGTTAGCATCAAAGATGCGCTATCTCTCCTGTCAGTTTACTGCATATCTGACAGATGAATTATGGCTAAAAAATGCTTTACATGCCAATGCTATGGCTCGTAAGCTTCACGATGCTTTGGCAAAGTTCCCGGGTGTACGCTTTACTCAAAAGCCCGAGAGTAACCAGTTGTTTCTTACGATGCCCCGCCCCGTAATAGACCGGATGTTGAAATCCTATTTCTTTTATTTCTGGAAAGAGGAAGTCGATGAGATTCGCTTGGTTACTTCTTTTGATACGACCGAACAGGATATTGATGATTTTATCGGTTTGCTTAATGCATAA
- a CDS encoding chaperone modulator CbpM, protein MQTELIIVSEYCQKCHIEPSFIDLLEEGGLIEVRAEAGEHYLLVAQLPEVERYSRMYYDLSINIEGIDAIHHLLERMEGMRREINSLHNRLSLYRKYEMEEIE, encoded by the coding sequence ATGCAGACCGAATTAATTATAGTTAGTGAATACTGTCAGAAGTGTCACATCGAGCCCTCATTTATCGACTTGCTTGAGGAGGGTGGTTTGATTGAAGTCCGTGCAGAGGCGGGCGAGCATTATCTGCTTGTGGCGCAATTGCCGGAAGTAGAGCGTTATAGTAGGATGTATTATGATCTTTCTATCAATATAGAAGGTATCGATGCCATTCATCATCTTTTGGAAAGGATGGAGGGGATGAGGCGTGAAATAAATTCGCTTCATAATCGTCTTTCGCTTTACAGGAAGTATGAAATGGAAGAAATAGAATAA
- a CDS encoding acyltransferase family protein, whose amino-acid sequence MAQDHGNLKRIEELDYLKCIFIILMVIFHLVFIGDKYPYAKKIVYTFHMPAFLIISGYLVNVRKSPGKFFRNMLWIFIPYAVMEIGYVIMSSVLPVREKVTELSGQLLLSKTFLSPMGPYWYLHTLLICSIIYYLVYNYVKLSGISRFILLGLIFFVLSYGTSILSFANAIYFLAGIFICQSNFSFISSFQPSALAAIPFIILCCFPENLDRSTLTGVTITYLSISILLFIYPYLPVQITKIHHFIGRNTLVILLFSPVFTLLSKKFLPFFSFEPTGVCFMIVAVAFTIAGCIGIGWLTDRLNISQYCFGKKRILS is encoded by the coding sequence ATGGCACAAGATCACGGCAATCTAAAGCGGATAGAAGAACTGGATTATTTGAAGTGCATCTTTATTATTTTGATGGTTATTTTTCATCTTGTATTTATAGGTGATAAATATCCGTATGCGAAGAAGATAGTATATACCTTTCATATGCCGGCATTTCTCATTATTTCCGGGTATCTGGTAAATGTACGAAAAAGTCCGGGCAAGTTTTTCAGAAACATGCTGTGGATATTCATTCCCTATGCGGTGATGGAAATAGGATATGTCATCATGTCGTCTGTATTACCCGTACGCGAAAAAGTAACAGAACTCAGCGGACAACTTTTATTAAGTAAAACATTCCTATCACCGATGGGACCTTACTGGTATTTGCATACATTATTGATATGCAGTATCATCTATTATCTTGTATATAATTATGTAAAGTTGTCAGGAATATCCCGTTTCATTCTTTTAGGACTTATCTTTTTTGTCCTCTCTTACGGTACTTCCATATTGTCTTTTGCAAATGCCATCTATTTCCTAGCAGGAATCTTTATCTGCCAAAGCAACTTTTCATTTATTTCCTCTTTCCAACCTTCCGCGTTGGCAGCAATTCCATTTATCATACTATGCTGTTTCCCGGAAAATCTGGACAGGTCTACTTTGACAGGCGTTACAATCACTTACCTTTCAATAAGCATTCTTTTATTCATATATCCATACCTGCCGGTCCAAATAACTAAAATCCATCATTTTATTGGACGTAATACACTGGTCATCCTCCTTTTCTCCCCTGTGTTCACCTTACTATCGAAGAAATTCCTTCCTTTTTTCTCATTCGAACCAACCGGGGTATGCTTCATGATAGTAGCTGTTGCCTTCACCATTGCAGGATGCATCGGAATAGGATGGCTAACCGACCGCCTGAATATATCCCAATACTGTTTTGGAAAAAAAAGGATTCTTTCATAA
- a CDS encoding RNA polymerase sigma factor, translating to MVQNEEKQYIARILDGDTECFSFFLDRYGRPLFTLIVQIVGCAEDAEELVQDVFLKAFRNLSSYKGECLFSTWLYRIAYNAAVSATRRKKQEFFYMEENTINNVPDEKADEVLCPSDDEERTVKLIQAINLLTAEEKALITLFYYEEKSVEEIGEVLKLSTGNVKVKLHRTRKKLYLLMNTGE from the coding sequence ATGGTACAAAACGAAGAGAAACAATACATAGCACGAATATTAGATGGAGATACGGAATGTTTTTCCTTTTTTCTCGATCGTTATGGACGTCCTCTTTTTACATTGATTGTACAGATTGTAGGGTGTGCTGAGGATGCGGAAGAATTGGTTCAGGATGTTTTTTTGAAGGCATTTCGGAATCTGAGTAGCTATAAAGGTGAGTGCTTGTTTTCTACATGGCTTTACCGAATAGCTTATAATGCAGCGGTGTCTGCTACTCGCAGAAAGAAACAGGAGTTTTTCTATATGGAGGAAAATACGATTAATAATGTACCTGATGAAAAAGCAGATGAGGTACTTTGTCCTAGCGATGATGAAGAACGGACTGTTAAATTGATACAGGCTATAAATCTGTTAACGGCTGAAGAGAAAGCATTGATTACTCTATTTTATTATGAAGAGAAATCGGTTGAAGAGATTGGTGAAGTATTGAAGCTATCCACTGGGAATGTAAAAGTGAAATTACATCGTACACGGAAGAAGCTTTATTTATTGATGAATACAGGAGAGTAA
- a CDS encoding T9SS-dependent choice-of-anchor J family protein — MKKLLLTITLFLLSYAGMAQTLEFIGSGQAIQSHVGIQESRANLKRKAYIERVMKSGTTEQNDLLQVKLLSKSKSGSDDVTVILKVAEDISYLGYQMLLDSKADTYGTIIPSGEWTTRLSTGDMSEEAYSRFDYKIPENASRILNDSIVVFPGSTETIRIVPGVYDFCIIYPDYNRFRNGFWLAKGDWCRIDDYEFEKGYIYTFEVSSQGDTGFYPPFNLKAEKLELPKDGILGENEIIKLLIDNVGTQVATDFEVSYQINNREEVVENVTSSVAAGESLLYTFETKANLTSPGLYKVKAQIYWDKDMENNNNVVTSDVKHPSVIKLPFVENFESETNVRANWNIVDANKDGCTWAWYSYGSSDGGTGAINYNKTFASQDADDYLVSDPIFLPQGESHVSFDYMTSLSSGSEVLEILYGTSMNPADMTVLNRIENINNIEWKKGIINFEVSKEGNYHLAFHIVTPKENGYDLTLDAISVDVGKYVGVPDLELIKLRLPASSCDVQDVWGIKADIGNNGNEGINVFTLNLQIDNGDIVSQSYSEYIAPGETKTVDIWSTTGTFSFPEKRKYTVKCWGECERDTLMDNNGIELNLYNYEPITELPFYSRFDNEASASDWYTSDQKAWIYDEEYTTYENLEDSIPLVSRCIHLEPGSYRVRLRYSSGLSIMGYVAKENFLMMCGLSGTDPMNWDSFMDARDEFGKELTKEAILKITETGDYCIAIMTTEWGNLKMGLLSVFEVYLERVADHDLRLESFIPLTLSAQIPAKQLKGVHSFTASVLNHGATIEQNVKVEVKDGDEWSVNSDVIDQLKPEVKQTMFMQSELPEWKKGSDVNLHVMALADGDAKSEELVYSFAVSDTVFAQDRVTEYKNGVGAKLPISFGNVFTLVEKDTLTSMSVGFTNVAQDIPVDIAVYQVDEKNRIISTILKQSVVRPQKAGLYTYSLPTRLLNPGSYYFEISQKGDDNILVACDSRENESFYATLNDSLVQIGNYGNIMVRANFAHNAVVYDYDVAVDKITQPLLKGVFKENEKITAVVVNNGCKAIDNIPMHCSVNNKELPQETINHLEPYESKEVSFIADLSEAGEYVIKVWSTAAVDENPANDVCELSVTCDRRSTVYEMNFEECDDFAVTDFVPAWTVFDGDGANTERFQSYLFPHAGEPMGFIAFNPYETTPSMELITDILPHSGLRFGACFAAHGAKNDDWLITPKLKLGTGSSISLYVKSYVSNYGLEAYQIMVSETDNLPGSFVSVGDVRNAPYEEWENVVVDLSAYDGKEVYVAVRCVSEDAFVFMVDDIEILTSLTSIESTSDEKEVKLYPNPVKRGEVVNLETAGRIESVNIYDAYGRLVFVEKIQTETDIYKMNTINLNDGIYVVTVSGTSGMTNFKLIVTE, encoded by the coding sequence ATGAAGAAACTATTACTAACAATTACTTTGTTTTTGCTTTCCTATGCAGGTATGGCACAGACGTTGGAGTTCATTGGTTCGGGACAGGCGATACAATCGCATGTAGGTATTCAAGAGAGTAGGGCTAATCTAAAAAGAAAAGCCTACATTGAGCGTGTAATGAAATCAGGTACGACTGAACAGAATGATTTGCTTCAGGTCAAATTACTGAGTAAGAGTAAATCTGGTTCTGATGATGTAACTGTCATATTGAAAGTAGCAGAAGATATTTCATATCTTGGATATCAGATGCTGCTCGATTCAAAAGCAGATACTTATGGTACGATAATTCCCTCTGGTGAATGGACAACCCGCCTGTCTACAGGAGATATGAGTGAGGAAGCATATTCACGGTTTGATTATAAGATTCCTGAAAATGCCAGCAGGATACTTAACGATTCGATTGTGGTATTCCCAGGGAGTACAGAAACCATCCGTATAGTTCCCGGTGTGTATGATTTTTGTATTATTTATCCGGACTATAACAGGTTCAGAAATGGTTTCTGGCTTGCAAAGGGGGATTGGTGTCGGATAGATGACTATGAGTTCGAGAAAGGTTACATTTATACTTTCGAAGTTAGTTCGCAAGGTGATACCGGTTTTTATCCGCCATTCAATCTTAAAGCTGAGAAATTGGAACTTCCGAAAGACGGAATTTTAGGTGAGAATGAAATAATCAAATTGCTTATTGATAATGTGGGAACTCAGGTTGCTACAGATTTTGAAGTTTCTTATCAGATTAATAATCGCGAGGAAGTTGTGGAAAATGTGACATCTTCAGTTGCAGCAGGTGAGAGCCTTCTTTACACCTTTGAAACAAAGGCAAATTTAACTTCACCGGGATTATATAAAGTCAAAGCTCAGATTTATTGGGATAAAGACATGGAGAACAATAATAACGTTGTGACATCGGATGTAAAACACCCATCGGTAATTAAGCTTCCTTTTGTGGAGAATTTCGAGTCGGAGACTAATGTAAGGGCCAACTGGAATATCGTGGATGCTAATAAGGATGGCTGTACATGGGCTTGGTATTCTTATGGTAGTTCGGATGGAGGTACAGGAGCAATAAATTATAACAAAACATTTGCTTCTCAGGATGCGGATGATTATTTGGTTTCCGATCCTATCTTTTTGCCTCAAGGGGAATCGCATGTCAGTTTTGATTATATGACGAGTTTAAGTAGTGGGAGTGAGGTTTTAGAAATCTTATATGGGACTTCTATGAATCCGGCAGATATGACTGTACTTAATCGTATTGAAAATATTAATAATATAGAATGGAAAAAAGGTATTATTAATTTCGAGGTGTCAAAAGAAGGAAATTATCATTTGGCTTTTCATATAGTGACTCCGAAGGAAAATGGGTATGATTTGACCCTCGATGCAATTTCAGTTGATGTTGGTAAGTATGTCGGTGTCCCGGATTTGGAATTGATTAAACTCAGATTGCCGGCTTCTTCATGCGATGTTCAGGATGTATGGGGAATTAAGGCTGATATTGGAAATAATGGAAATGAAGGAATAAATGTATTTACGTTGAATCTGCAAATAGATAATGGGGATATTGTTTCTCAAAGTTATTCGGAATACATTGCACCCGGTGAAACTAAAACTGTAGATATTTGGTCAACGACTGGGACATTTTCTTTTCCGGAGAAGAGGAAATATACTGTTAAATGTTGGGGAGAATGTGAAAGAGATACTCTTATGGACAATAACGGTATTGAACTTAATTTGTATAATTATGAGCCGATAACTGAACTTCCATTCTATTCACGTTTTGATAATGAAGCATCTGCTTCCGATTGGTATACTTCCGATCAGAAAGCTTGGATTTATGATGAGGAGTATACAACGTATGAAAATTTAGAAGATTCTATTCCTTTGGTTTCGAGATGCATCCATTTGGAACCGGGTAGTTATCGGGTGCGATTACGTTATTCTTCTGGATTGTCTATTATGGGATATGTTGCAAAAGAAAATTTTCTGATGATGTGTGGGCTGTCCGGAACGGATCCAATGAATTGGGATTCCTTTATGGATGCCAGGGATGAGTTTGGAAAAGAGTTAACGAAAGAAGCTATTTTAAAAATCACGGAAACCGGTGATTATTGTATAGCGATCATGACTACGGAATGGGGAAATTTGAAAATGGGCTTATTATCAGTTTTTGAAGTTTATTTGGAAAGGGTGGCAGATCATGATTTAAGACTCGAAAGCTTTATTCCTTTGACGTTATCTGCCCAAATACCTGCAAAACAACTAAAAGGTGTTCATTCTTTTACTGCTTCTGTACTGAATCATGGAGCTACCATAGAACAAAATGTAAAAGTGGAAGTAAAGGATGGTGATGAATGGTCGGTTAATTCTGATGTAATTGATCAATTGAAACCTGAGGTAAAACAGACTATGTTCATGCAAAGTGAACTTCCGGAATGGAAAAAAGGTTCGGATGTAAATTTGCATGTCATGGCACTTGCCGATGGTGATGCGAAATCGGAAGAACTCGTTTATTCATTTGCAGTAAGTGATACGGTGTTTGCACAAGACAGGGTTACTGAATATAAGAATGGAGTTGGAGCAAAGTTGCCTATTTCGTTCGGTAATGTGTTCACTTTAGTCGAAAAGGATACATTAACGTCCATGTCTGTCGGATTTACAAATGTAGCACAAGATATCCCGGTAGATATTGCTGTTTATCAAGTTGATGAGAAAAATAGAATAATTTCTACCATCCTAAAGCAAAGTGTTGTTCGACCGCAAAAGGCCGGTTTATACACATATTCATTGCCTACACGGCTTTTGAATCCCGGAAGTTATTATTTCGAAATTTCACAAAAAGGAGATGATAATATATTAGTGGCTTGCGATTCACGGGAGAATGAATCGTTCTATGCAACTTTGAATGATTCGTTAGTGCAAATTGGTAATTACGGTAATATAATGGTACGTGCGAATTTTGCACATAATGCAGTGGTTTATGATTATGATGTAGCCGTGGATAAAATAACTCAGCCTCTTTTGAAGGGTGTATTCAAAGAGAATGAAAAGATCACGGCTGTTGTTGTAAATAACGGTTGCAAGGCTATTGATAATATTCCGATGCATTGTTCCGTCAATAACAAAGAGTTGCCTCAGGAAACAATAAATCATCTGGAACCTTATGAAAGCAAAGAGGTTTCCTTTATTGCCGATCTTTCTGAAGCAGGGGAATATGTGATAAAAGTTTGGTCTACTGCAGCAGTTGACGAAAACCCGGCTAATGATGTGTGTGAACTATCTGTCACATGTGATCGGCGCAGTACGGTTTATGAAATGAATTTTGAAGAGTGTGACGATTTTGCAGTGACCGACTTTGTTCCTGCATGGACTGTATTTGATGGGGATGGTGCTAATACAGAGCGATTTCAGTCTTATCTCTTCCCTCATGCAGGGGAACCTATGGGTTTCATTGCATTTAATCCGTATGAAACTACTCCTTCCATGGAATTAATTACAGATATTCTACCCCATAGCGGATTACGTTTCGGTGCTTGTTTTGCCGCTCACGGAGCTAAGAATGACGATTGGTTGATTACTCCGAAATTGAAATTAGGAACAGGCTCTTCTATAAGTTTGTATGTAAAGAGCTATGTTAGTAACTATGGGCTTGAAGCTTATCAAATCATGGTTTCAGAAACGGATAATTTGCCTGGAAGTTTCGTTAGTGTGGGTGATGTACGAAATGCTCCTTATGAAGAATGGGAAAATGTGGTGGTTGACTTAAGTGCATATGATGGAAAAGAAGTATATGTGGCTGTGAGATGTGTTTCTGAAGATGCTTTTGTATTTATGGTGGATGATATTGAAATATTGACTTCATTGACTTCCATTGAAAGTACATCTGATGAAAAAGAAGTAAAATTATATCCCAACCCCGTAAAGAGAGGTGAAGTGGTGAATTTAGAAACTGCCGGTAGGATAGAATCGGTTAATATATATGATGCTTACGGTAGACTTGTATTTGTTGAAAAGATTCAGACCGAAACTGATATATATAAGATGAATACTATAAATCTAAATGATGGAATATATGTTGTTACAGTGAGTGGAACATCAGGAATGACGAATTTTAAACTGATCGTGACTGAATAA
- a CDS encoding YkvA family protein — protein MKVDKYFDKIDLEGLLERLKDLGKNAGRTSMRPVLSLYFVMKNPETPLSDKLLIGSALAYLVLPINLISVRRWPVVGWVDEMAAIMIAYKKVKRHITPEIESQVNNLLEKWFPELKYELIS, from the coding sequence ATGAAAGTAGATAAGTATTTTGATAAAATCGATTTAGAGGGACTTCTAGAACGGCTGAAAGATCTTGGTAAAAATGCCGGAAGAACTTCCATGCGTCCTGTATTGTCACTGTATTTTGTGATGAAGAATCCCGAGACTCCTTTGTCGGATAAATTATTGATAGGTTCGGCATTGGCATATTTGGTGTTACCAATTAATCTGATATCAGTTCGGAGATGGCCTGTTGTAGGTTGGGTGGATGAGATGGCTGCCATAATGATAGCATACAAAAAGGTGAAAAGGCATATTACTCCTGAGATCGAATCACAAGTAAATAACTTATTGGAAAAATGGTTTCCGGAATTAAAATATGAATTGATATCATAA
- a CDS encoding tetratricopeptide repeat protein, whose translation MREPCKYILLFFVVIAILGCDDKTTTAKILLQAEKLMDAQPDSSYILLNQLVFPGNMSEKEMAAYALLMEQAIYKKRLPMESDSLIRIAEEYYGEGKDSIRKGWCYFLYGRYHHENNDKKKALEFYQKASLATLGTSDYKLNEQIYNCWGTLLLKEKPYDDGVDKLTKSLEYARMGKDTIAEGFVLRNLGLSYMWKGDWDRALKIHNEGIKLARNIKDNDLLVSLYNNLSIVYWKKGEYSLALDYLNTSMDLKQDTTDNAAAYAMKGVLFFAMERYDSARYYIEKQGLGNTLYSKANYYDGLSLLEERLGNYKKALQYRSEFANYMDSIRNGEKDCELIALQRKYDYSIIQNENNRLKLTKQKNEIIMLGFLFIIILLFLLYWGYYYKKGKEREALIRMKDDLVKQSVIELQKKTVQLQKQQQELLSRREELSFYQQKEKDLKSRIWKMDTIIQKIESINSYNEIKQNRSIAELVLSNKELADLEETVNLCYDNFAIRLRQDFPKLKEDDVYLCCLVKVRVPNKNIACLLNTNEVALKKRRYRIKHDRMELSDEIESLEQFLSQY comes from the coding sequence ATGAGGGAACCTTGTAAGTATATCCTTTTGTTTTTCGTTGTAATTGCCATATTGGGATGCGATGACAAGACTACTACTGCGAAAATTCTTTTACAGGCGGAAAAGTTGATGGACGCTCAACCGGACAGTTCTTATATTCTTTTAAATCAGCTTGTATTCCCAGGTAATATGTCGGAGAAAGAGATGGCTGCCTACGCTTTGCTTATGGAGCAAGCTATTTATAAAAAAAGATTGCCCATGGAATCCGATTCTTTAATTCGTATTGCGGAGGAATACTATGGAGAAGGAAAAGACTCTATTCGTAAAGGATGGTGTTATTTTTTGTACGGGCGTTATCATCATGAAAATAATGATAAGAAAAAAGCACTGGAATTTTATCAGAAGGCATCACTAGCTACGTTAGGTACATCCGATTATAAATTGAATGAACAAATATATAATTGTTGGGGAACTTTACTTTTAAAAGAAAAGCCTTATGACGATGGTGTAGATAAGTTAACAAAATCATTGGAATATGCCCGAATGGGGAAAGATACTATTGCCGAAGGCTTTGTGCTGAGGAATTTAGGGTTGAGTTATATGTGGAAAGGCGATTGGGATAGAGCGTTGAAAATACATAATGAAGGAATTAAGCTGGCAAGAAATATAAAAGATAATGATTTGTTAGTATCACTTTATAATAATCTGAGCATCGTATATTGGAAGAAAGGGGAATACTCTTTGGCGTTGGATTATTTGAATACTTCTATGGATTTAAAACAGGATACCACGGATAATGCTGCTGCTTATGCAATGAAAGGCGTACTTTTCTTTGCAATGGAACGTTATGATTCGGCAAGGTATTACATTGAAAAGCAAGGACTGGGAAATACGCTGTATTCAAAAGCCAATTATTATGACGGATTGTCTTTGTTGGAAGAGAGGTTGGGTAATTATAAGAAGGCATTACAGTATAGAAGTGAATTTGCCAATTATATGGATTCTATCAGAAATGGTGAGAAAGATTGTGAATTGATTGCTTTGCAAAGAAAATATGACTATTCAATTATTCAGAATGAAAATAATCGCCTAAAACTGACCAAGCAAAAAAATGAAATTATAATGTTGGGCTTTCTTTTCATTATTATTCTGTTATTTCTGCTATATTGGGGGTATTATTATAAAAAGGGAAAAGAACGGGAAGCACTGATACGAATGAAAGATGATTTGGTTAAACAAAGTGTGATAGAATTGCAAAAAAAGACTGTCCAGCTACAGAAACAACAGCAAGAATTGTTATCCAGAAGAGAAGAACTAAGTTTTTATCAGCAGAAAGAAAAAGACTTAAAATCGAGAATATGGAAGATGGATACGATTATCCAAAAGATAGAATCGATTAATTCGTATAATGAAATTAAGCAAAATCGATCTATTGCCGAATTGGTTCTGTCTAATAAAGAATTAGCCGATCTGGAAGAAACAGTCAACCTCTGTTATGACAACTTTGCTATACGTCTTCGTCAGGATTTTCCGAAGCTAAAAGAGGATGATGTATATCTTTGTTGTCTTGTTAAGGTGAGAGTACCTAATAAAAATATAGCTTGTTTGTTGAATACAAATGAGGTAGCTCTGAAAAAACGGAGATATAGAATCAAGCATGACAGAATGGAACTTTCTGATGAAATAGAGAGTTTAGAACAGTTCTTATCTCAATATTGA
- a CDS encoding DUF6249 domain-containing protein, which translates to MDFIMVPTVIGIITLGIYKLFELFVCRRERMTIIEKLGDKISATNLSGKFSLPDYSRSRVSSGALKGGCLMLGIGLGLLIGFFICANQVPGYVTMANMDWNVRQMISVIYGANVLLFGGVGLIVAFLIENKMGKKNKD; encoded by the coding sequence ATGGATTTTATCATGGTTCCTACCGTTATAGGAATAATTACATTAGGTATTTATAAATTGTTTGAACTCTTTGTCTGTAGACGCGAACGGATGACTATTATCGAAAAATTAGGTGACAAGATATCTGCAACCAATCTCAGCGGAAAATTCTCCTTACCGGATTACAGTCGTAGCAGAGTGTCTTCTGGCGCATTAAAAGGAGGATGTCTGATGTTAGGTATCGGTCTCGGATTGTTAATCGGTTTCTTCATCTGTGCCAATCAAGTTCCCGGTTATGTCACGATGGCAAACATGGATTGGAACGTACGACAAATGATTAGTGTCATTTATGGTGCCAATGTTCTTCTCTTTGGTGGAGTAGGATTGATTGTCGCTTTCCTTATTGAAAATAAAATGGGTAAGAAGAATAAGGATTAA